Proteins encoded in a region of the Cyanobium sp. AMD-g genome:
- the glgP gene encoding glycogen/starch/alpha-glucan family phosphorylase, producing the protein MGLPEPGTYLDPQRNGLRMNDLLDGLIGHLFYSLGRRVQKADHHDLYLALSYAIRDRLMTRYLAGLEAIDAHPRRIVAYLSAEFLIGPQLGNNLLMLGMQRQAAEALRPFGINDIEEILDVEEEPGLGNGGLGRLAACFLESLASLEIPATGYGIRYEFGIFDQLIRDGWQVEITDKWLKGGWPWEIAQPEKACVVGFGGHTESYRDRNGAYRVRWIPAEHTMGVPHDVPVLGYRVNTCNRLRLWRAEACESFDFQTFNSGDYYGAVDMKVGSETLSKVLYPSDGTAKGRQLRLKQQHFFVSCSLQDMIRSLDARGIPIEEFPAHWAVQLNDTHPSIAVAEMMRLLLDDKHLEWDAAWAITTACLSYTNHTLLPEALEKWGLDLFGSLLPRHLELIFEINRRFLQQVRLKYPGNDAVLQRLSIIDEASGKAVRMAHLATVGSHHVNGVAALHSALVKQDLFPEFAALWPEKFTNVTNGVTPRRWVALANPSLHALLCETIGADWLAQPQSLRHLEAFQRDGAFLARWAQCKRTAKQRLAGYIQRELELAVDPDSLFDVQVKRIHEYKRQHLNALQVIAQYLRIKNGLADGMAPRTVI; encoded by the coding sequence ATGGGACTACCTGAGCCTGGCACCTACCTCGATCCCCAGCGCAACGGCCTGAGGATGAATGATCTGCTGGACGGCTTGATCGGGCATCTCTTCTATTCCCTCGGCCGTCGTGTGCAGAAAGCCGACCACCACGATCTCTATCTGGCGCTCAGCTACGCCATACGTGACCGGCTGATGACCCGCTACCTGGCGGGCCTCGAAGCCATCGACGCCCACCCCAGGCGGATCGTGGCTTACCTCTCGGCCGAATTCCTGATCGGCCCCCAGCTCGGCAACAACCTGCTGATGCTCGGCATGCAGAGGCAGGCCGCCGAGGCCCTCAGGCCGTTCGGCATCAACGACATCGAGGAGATCCTCGATGTGGAGGAGGAGCCGGGCCTGGGTAATGGCGGCCTCGGTCGGCTGGCCGCCTGCTTCCTCGAATCCCTCGCCTCGCTCGAGATCCCCGCCACCGGCTACGGCATCCGCTACGAGTTCGGCATCTTCGACCAGCTGATCCGCGACGGCTGGCAGGTGGAGATCACCGACAAGTGGCTCAAGGGCGGCTGGCCCTGGGAAATCGCTCAACCGGAGAAGGCCTGTGTGGTGGGCTTCGGCGGCCATACCGAGAGCTACCGCGACCGCAACGGCGCCTACCGGGTGCGCTGGATCCCAGCCGAGCACACCATGGGCGTCCCCCACGACGTGCCGGTGCTGGGCTACCGGGTCAACACGTGTAACCGGCTGCGCCTCTGGCGAGCGGAGGCCTGCGAATCCTTCGACTTCCAGACCTTCAACAGCGGCGACTATTACGGCGCCGTGGACATGAAGGTGGGCTCGGAGACCCTCTCCAAAGTGCTCTACCCCAGTGACGGCACCGCCAAGGGCCGCCAGCTGCGCCTCAAGCAGCAGCACTTCTTCGTCAGCTGCTCCCTCCAGGACATGATCCGCAGCCTCGATGCCCGCGGCATTCCCATCGAGGAGTTCCCCGCCCACTGGGCCGTCCAGCTCAACGACACCCACCCCTCGATCGCCGTCGCCGAGATGATGCGGCTGCTGCTCGACGACAAGCACCTGGAGTGGGACGCCGCCTGGGCCATCACCACCGCCTGCCTCTCCTACACCAACCACACCCTGCTGCCCGAGGCCCTCGAGAAATGGGGCCTCGATCTGTTCGGCTCCCTGTTGCCCCGCCACCTCGAGCTGATCTTCGAGATCAACCGCCGTTTCCTCCAGCAGGTGCGCCTCAAGTACCCCGGCAACGACGCCGTGCTGCAGCGCCTCTCGATCATCGATGAGGCCAGCGGCAAGGCCGTGCGCATGGCCCACCTCGCCACCGTCGGCTCCCACCACGTCAACGGCGTCGCCGCCCTGCACAGCGCCCTGGTCAAGCAGGACCTCTTCCCCGAATTCGCCGCCCTCTGGCCCGAGAAGTTCACCAACGTCACCAACGGCGTCACCCCACGGCGGTGGGTGGCCCTGGCCAATCCGTCCCTGCACGCCCTGCTCTGTGAGACCATCGGTGCCGACTGGCTGGCCCAACCCCAGAGCCTCCGCCACCTGGAAGCCTTCCAGCGGGACGGGGCCTTCCTGGCGCGCTGGGCCCAGTGCAAGCGGACCGCCAAGCAACGCCTGGCCGGCTACATCCAGCGGGAGCTGGAGCTGGCCGTCGACCCCGACAGTCTTTTCGATGTGCAGGTGAAGCGCATCCACGAGTACAAGCGCCAGCACCTCAATGCCCTGCAGGTGATCGCCCAGTACCTGCGCATCAAGAACGGCCTCGCCGATGGCATGGCCCCCCGCACCGTGATCT
- a CDS encoding NAD-binding protein, with translation MAHAPFAAPGASCPREGSVLICGLGSLGQACLLRLLPFDVPLRCLDRERPDWRDPRLEERFASTLVLGDMRLPHVLSQAGVETARAVLLLSTESTVNVEAALQVRLLNPSADLVVRSSGQLASLGALLEERLPGVAVVDPLLLTAGAITEALRPGDQEACFRVDGQSYLVVEGNDPARRQQRSLRQDSPAPARPLQVVPMGTHHHRSEDAVPATTGRGRWLALRRGLGAPLRLWRHCSRLQQAGLLMILALLALGLALFSAGGGWRQGVFVTLALLLGEFVDPVNVLLPPGDGIAAAAPWLIGVTLLYSLIGTLLTSALVAVILERLLRERFGLGRPGRFRRGSRWILLAEGDELAVRVADNLVRDGLQVLRIDARPGPPLQRPGLVVVHRWEAALAALQHCRLEGIGLLSVDLLANLQETLQLQKSWPEARYAILSHAVEAAERLGDLLGGVAVISSMDLVADAVVATAFGERVEEICRLDGVNHLLVRYRIRQGDGLCGLNLSRVEQGYGVTTIHLLRPGRRSPLVLPSLDLVLAAGDQLVVLATLRQLRRIELGCPVPPGWRLRLQGSPREEGRFEALQSLARHLGGAPGAMAPLLDGAEHVTPALDRELAEQLAEELRRQGLRCAVEALASEGLKP, from the coding sequence GTGGCCCACGCTCCGTTCGCCGCTCCCGGGGCGTCCTGCCCACGGGAGGGCTCGGTGCTGATCTGTGGCCTCGGATCCCTCGGCCAGGCCTGCCTGCTGCGCCTGCTGCCCTTCGACGTGCCGCTGCGCTGTCTGGATCGGGAGCGGCCGGACTGGCGCGATCCCCGCCTGGAGGAACGCTTCGCTTCCACGCTGGTGCTCGGGGACATGCGCCTGCCCCATGTGCTCTCCCAGGCCGGGGTCGAGACGGCCCGCGCCGTGCTGCTGCTCAGCACCGAGAGCACGGTGAACGTTGAGGCGGCCCTGCAGGTGCGGTTGCTCAATCCTTCGGCCGACCTCGTGGTGCGCTCCTCCGGCCAGCTGGCCAGCCTTGGGGCCCTGCTCGAGGAGCGCTTGCCAGGGGTGGCCGTGGTGGATCCCCTGCTGCTCACCGCCGGGGCGATCACCGAGGCCCTCCGGCCCGGTGACCAGGAGGCCTGCTTTCGGGTGGATGGCCAGTCCTACCTGGTGGTGGAGGGGAACGACCCGGCCCGCCGGCAGCAGCGCAGCCTGCGCCAGGACAGCCCGGCCCCGGCCCGCCCCCTGCAGGTGGTGCCGATGGGCACACACCACCACCGCTCGGAGGACGCTGTCCCCGCCACCACTGGCAGGGGGCGGTGGTTGGCACTGCGTCGTGGCCTGGGGGCTCCGCTGCGCCTGTGGCGCCATTGCAGCCGGCTGCAGCAGGCCGGATTGCTGATGATCCTGGCGTTGCTGGCCCTGGGTCTGGCCCTGTTCTCCGCCGGTGGCGGCTGGAGGCAGGGGGTGTTCGTCACCCTGGCGCTGCTGTTGGGGGAGTTCGTCGATCCGGTGAATGTGCTGCTGCCTCCGGGAGACGGCATCGCAGCGGCGGCCCCCTGGCTGATCGGCGTCACCCTGTTGTATTCCCTCATCGGAACGCTGCTCACCTCCGCCCTGGTGGCGGTGATCCTGGAGCGGCTGCTGCGGGAGCGGTTCGGGCTGGGCCGTCCCGGCCGCTTCCGTCGCGGCAGCCGCTGGATCCTGCTGGCCGAAGGGGACGAACTCGCCGTGCGGGTGGCTGACAACCTGGTCAGGGACGGTCTGCAGGTGCTGCGGATCGATGCGCGACCCGGCCCACCGCTGCAGCGGCCGGGACTGGTGGTCGTCCACCGCTGGGAGGCGGCCCTCGCCGCGCTGCAGCACTGCCGGCTGGAGGGAATCGGCCTGCTGTCGGTGGATCTGCTCGCCAATCTTCAGGAGACCCTGCAGCTGCAGAAGTCCTGGCCCGAGGCCCGCTACGCGATCCTCTCCCATGCGGTCGAGGCGGCGGAACGACTCGGCGACCTGCTCGGTGGCGTGGCGGTGATCTCCAGCATGGATCTGGTGGCCGATGCGGTGGTGGCCACGGCCTTCGGCGAACGGGTGGAAGAGATCTGCCGCCTCGATGGGGTCAACCACCTGCTGGTGCGCTACCGGATCAGGCAGGGTGACGGCCTCTGCGGGCTCAACCTCTCCCGGGTCGAGCAGGGCTATGGGGTCACCACCATCCATCTGCTGCGTCCCGGCCGCCGTTCCCCCCTGGTGCTGCCCTCCCTTGATCTGGTCCTGGCGGCGGGGGATCAGTTGGTGGTGCTGGCCACCCTGCGTCAGCTGCGCCGGATCGAGCTGGGCTGTCCCGTTCCACCTGGCTGGCGCCTGCGACTGCAAGGCTCCCCCAGGGAAGAGGGTCGCTTCGAGGCGCTGCAGTCCCTGGCCCGGCATCTGGGCGGCGCACCGGGGGCGATGGCGCCTCTGCTTGATGGGGCGGAGCATGTCACCCCGGCCCTCGACCGAGAGCTGGCCGAACAGCTGGCGGAGGAACTTCGCCGCCAGGGCCTCCGCTGCGCGGTGGAAGCCCTGGCGAGTGAGGGCCTGAAGCCATGA
- a CDS encoding pyruvate kinase, with product MNDLTHAPDSWLLDTLRALRSTLERNEVEEAASLEAIHPDYRVSARNLLHFIAFHRHAHPGLPKALRRRGLCPLTDCDAHLLSSLEAVITALEALEGLGPSTATQEQPGGADVLEQHCDRLFGALAAAGVAGIMVTLPAEAAERPALIADLLEAGMSIARINCAHDDPVAWGRMVDALSQARVTTGRPCAMAMDLAGPKLRIGQLALQPAVIRARPPRDRMGRPTQPVRILAVPPGAPPRPQDTEAVLLPARLSKAKRLKQGDRLQGRDASGRRRTLTVVRRGPDGVLLLQADKTCYFTSGLVFRQRHGKARLRVGPLAPVSGERLLLPGDAIRLTPEPDQGAATLPCTLPEVFFDLRLGERVLFDDGRIGGVIRAVSPQEVVLEVTTAQARGSRLRSDKGINFPDSDLRTPAITAKDIEDLAFVTRHADMICYSFVHRESDIQTLRQCLEDRGRGDLAVVLKIETRQAFLNLPRLLLAAMAHGAPVGVMIARGDLAIECGWEALAPIQEEILRICAAAHVPCIWATEVLDTLAQHGHPTRAEITDAAMGARADAVMLNKGPNITATVNLLEAIVARSASDLSQPLLTCLAFQSNCEPDNPVP from the coding sequence ATGAACGACCTCACGCACGCCCCGGACAGCTGGCTGCTCGACACGTTGAGGGCCTTGAGGAGCACCTTGGAGCGCAACGAGGTGGAGGAGGCCGCCAGCCTGGAAGCCATTCATCCCGACTACCGCGTCAGTGCCCGCAACCTGCTGCATTTCATCGCTTTCCATCGCCATGCCCATCCGGGCCTGCCGAAGGCGCTGCGACGACGGGGTCTCTGTCCCCTTACCGATTGCGACGCGCACCTGTTGTCCAGTCTTGAGGCGGTGATCACCGCCCTCGAAGCGCTGGAGGGTCTGGGGCCCTCAACGGCGACCCAGGAACAGCCGGGCGGTGCCGACGTGCTGGAGCAGCATTGCGACCGGTTGTTCGGAGCCCTGGCCGCCGCGGGGGTCGCCGGGATCATGGTCACCCTGCCGGCGGAGGCGGCCGAGCGCCCCGCCCTGATCGCTGATCTGCTGGAGGCGGGGATGTCCATTGCCCGCATCAACTGCGCCCATGACGACCCGGTGGCCTGGGGCCGGATGGTGGACGCGCTCAGCCAGGCCCGGGTGACCACCGGGCGCCCCTGTGCGATGGCCATGGACCTGGCGGGCCCGAAGCTGCGCATCGGCCAGCTGGCCCTCCAGCCCGCGGTGATCCGCGCCCGTCCCCCCCGCGACCGGATGGGGCGGCCCACCCAACCGGTGCGGATCCTGGCGGTGCCGCCGGGAGCCCCGCCCCGGCCACAGGACACGGAAGCCGTGCTGTTGCCGGCGCGGCTGTCGAAAGCGAAGCGGCTGAAGCAGGGGGATCGCCTGCAGGGGCGGGATGCCTCCGGCCGCCGGCGGACCCTCACCGTGGTTCGCCGCGGCCCCGATGGGGTGCTGCTGCTGCAGGCCGACAAGACCTGCTATTTCACCTCCGGCCTGGTGTTCCGCCAGCGGCATGGCAAAGCACGGCTGCGCGTGGGTCCGCTGGCGCCGGTGAGCGGCGAACGGCTGCTGCTCCCGGGCGACGCCATCCGTCTGACGCCGGAGCCGGACCAGGGCGCAGCCACACTCCCCTGCACCCTGCCGGAGGTGTTCTTTGATCTGCGCCTGGGCGAGCGGGTCCTCTTCGACGACGGCCGCATCGGCGGGGTGATCCGGGCCGTGTCACCCCAGGAGGTGGTGCTGGAGGTCACCACGGCCCAGGCCAGGGGCAGCCGTCTCCGCTCCGACAAGGGGATCAATTTCCCCGACAGTGACCTGCGCACGCCGGCGATCACGGCCAAGGACATCGAGGACCTGGCGTTTGTGACCCGGCACGCCGACATGATCTGCTACTCCTTTGTGCACCGGGAGTCGGACATCCAGACCCTGCGCCAGTGCCTGGAGGACCGGGGCCGGGGCGATCTGGCGGTGGTGCTCAAGATTGAAACCCGCCAGGCCTTTCTGAACCTGCCCCGGCTGCTGCTCGCGGCCATGGCCCACGGCGCCCCGGTGGGCGTGATGATCGCCCGTGGCGATCTGGCGATCGAGTGCGGCTGGGAGGCCCTGGCTCCGATTCAGGAGGAAATCCTGCGGATCTGCGCCGCGGCGCACGTTCCCTGCATCTGGGCGACCGAGGTGCTCGACACGCTGGCCCAGCACGGCCATCCCACCCGCGCTGAGATCACCGATGCGGCCATGGGGGCCCGGGCCGATGCGGTCATGCTCAACAAGGGGCCCAACATCACGGCCACGGTGAACCTGCTGGAGGCCATCGTGGCCCGCAGCGCCAGCGATCTGAGCCAGCCCCTGCTGACATGTTTGGCGTTCCAAAGCAACTGTGAACCTGACAACCCGGTCCCGTGA
- the corA gene encoding magnesium/cobalt transporter CorA, giving the protein MRLTPGALNSQRLEQRPAGLPTHLYVHGGRGPTRADVVLFLDSGPVRTATPAIEQLAGLRQAGTPLWLRLQGLGDRHYIQELFDRLEVPAVLLAPLLEVPQRPQVNGLEDVLLVVLHRLSFAKDPAHLVSEQVGLVLLPGLLITLEEGCGGDPFPDLTEWLLSKSGSLADRDLDDILHFLIDDLLDDLFPMLEAMSQRLDALEESSLRNPRPLILRRSYEFRSNLRVIRTLIWPLRHQIRLLLRQRQRLLGTEALEGFRDMAELVDQLFEACGSLRGQCDAITQSYAASVGNRMNQVMKTLTILTSIFAPLTFIVGIYGMNFEFMPELTWRHGYAFVMLLMLLIATLQAWWLWRRGWFQDWTGQG; this is encoded by the coding sequence GTGCGACTCACCCCAGGGGCGCTGAACTCCCAGCGCCTGGAGCAGCGTCCGGCGGGCCTTCCCACCCATCTCTATGTCCATGGTGGACGCGGTCCCACCCGGGCCGATGTGGTGCTGTTCCTCGATTCCGGACCGGTGCGCACCGCCACTCCCGCCATCGAGCAGCTGGCCGGCCTGCGCCAGGCGGGCACCCCGCTCTGGCTGCGACTGCAGGGTCTCGGGGATCGCCACTACATCCAGGAGCTCTTCGACCGCCTGGAGGTGCCGGCGGTGTTGCTGGCACCTCTGCTGGAGGTGCCCCAGCGGCCCCAGGTGAACGGATTGGAGGATGTGCTGCTGGTGGTGCTGCACCGGCTCAGCTTCGCCAAGGATCCGGCCCATCTGGTCAGCGAGCAGGTGGGCCTGGTGCTGCTTCCCGGCTTGCTGATCACCCTGGAGGAGGGCTGCGGAGGGGATCCCTTCCCCGATCTCACCGAGTGGCTGCTGTCCAAGTCGGGGTCCCTGGCCGACCGGGACCTGGATGACATCCTGCACTTTCTCATCGATGACCTGCTGGATGATCTGTTCCCGATGCTGGAGGCGATGTCCCAGCGGCTGGATGCGCTGGAGGAATCCTCCCTGCGCAACCCCCGCCCCCTGATCCTGCGCCGTTCCTATGAATTCAGGAGCAACCTGCGCGTCATCCGCACCCTGATCTGGCCCCTGCGCCACCAGATCCGCCTGCTGCTGCGTCAACGGCAGCGATTGCTGGGCACCGAGGCCCTGGAGGGCTTCCGGGACATGGCCGAACTCGTCGACCAGCTGTTCGAGGCCTGCGGGTCATTGCGGGGTCAGTGCGATGCCATCACCCAGTCCTATGCGGCCAGCGTCGGCAACAGGATGAACCAGGTGATGAAGACCCTGACGATCCTCACCAGCATCTTCGCGCCGCTCACGTTCATCGTCGGCATCTATGGCATGAACTTCGAATTCATGCCCGAGCTGACATGGCGCCATGGTTACGCCTTCGTGATGTTGCTCATGCTCCTGATCGCCACGCTGCAGGCCTGGTGGTTGTGGCGGCGGGGCTGGTTCCAGGACTGGACAGGGCAGGGCTGA
- a CDS encoding PstS family phosphate ABC transporter substrate-binding protein, with product MVLKLPAAVQTRGVMACSGLGVLLGAWLAPSVAPVPAQAQTGTAPVVRIEGSSTVFPIMEEAAKAFQKRQGDRPVSIALKETGSSAGMRSFCRGDIPISNSSRPISSKELKACAAKGVTFIELPLAFDAISVVVHPSNSWASRISTAELSTLWNRKAQGRIKRWKQVNAAWPDRPINLCGPGADSGTFDYFNKAINGDSRNSRTDYTASEDDNVLVRCVEKNPLALGYFGFSYYRAQAGKLKALAITGPKGTWPPTISNVQQERYVPLSRPLFVYINDKDLRDRPEVRRFITFTVQGGLRFSERAGVIPLPPDTYRVVESKLYRHLIGTSFGGDLPIGLSINEAIRRSFEQIRSKSPR from the coding sequence ATGGTCCTGAAGCTGCCTGCGGCCGTCCAGACGAGGGGCGTGATGGCCTGCAGTGGACTGGGTGTCCTCCTCGGCGCCTGGCTGGCGCCATCGGTGGCTCCGGTGCCAGCCCAGGCCCAGACGGGCACGGCACCGGTGGTGCGCATCGAGGGATCGAGCACCGTCTTCCCGATCATGGAGGAGGCCGCCAAGGCCTTCCAGAAGCGACAGGGGGATCGCCCGGTCAGCATTGCCCTGAAGGAGACGGGCAGCTCGGCCGGGATGCGCAGCTTCTGCCGTGGGGACATTCCGATCAGCAACTCCTCCCGTCCGATCAGCTCCAAGGAGCTGAAGGCCTGTGCCGCCAAGGGGGTCACGTTCATTGAACTGCCGCTGGCCTTCGATGCCATTTCGGTGGTGGTCCATCCCAGCAACAGCTGGGCCAGCCGCATCAGCACCGCCGAGCTCTCCACCCTGTGGAACCGCAAGGCGCAGGGACGCATCAAGCGGTGGAAGCAGGTGAATGCCGCCTGGCCGGATCGGCCGATCAATCTCTGTGGACCTGGCGCCGACTCAGGAACGTTTGATTACTTCAACAAGGCGATCAATGGGGATTCTCGAAATTCCCGCACCGATTACACCGCCAGTGAAGACGATAACGTTCTTGTACGTTGTGTTGAGAAGAACCCCCTGGCGCTGGGCTATTTCGGCTTTTCCTACTACCGCGCCCAGGCCGGCAAGCTGAAGGCGCTCGCCATCACAGGGCCCAAGGGAACCTGGCCGCCGACGATCAGCAATGTGCAGCAGGAACGCTACGTGCCGCTGTCGCGACCCTTGTTCGTCTACATCAACGACAAGGATCTCAGGGACCGGCCTGAGGTGCGTCGTTTCATCACCTTTACGGTCCAAGGGGGATTGCGTTTCAGTGAAAGGGCCGGTGTGATCCCCCTGCCTCCAGACACCTATCGTGTCGTTGAATCCAAGCTCTATCGCCACCTGATCGGTACCTCCTTTGGGGGTGA